The region CCAAAGATGCACCAAGATACTCAATATTAGTTCAACACTCTCTCTATTAGCTCAAAGggcaattagggtttctctcagtgaaGGTAAGCAATTGATGAGccacaaatgaggctataagtgcccttaagtAGGCCCTAAACCCTGGGATTTAGGTTTTCACTTCACatcgtctactcggcgagtcgactctttgactcgtcgagtagatcattaatcCCATGTGACACAACACgactctactcgacaagttgtagCACCAACTCGTACGGTTGCTCAATAGTCCTCAGAAATATATAAATAAGCAGTATACCTGAAAGTCCAGATGTTACAGTAGATCCACCCATAATGTCTTACAAATCAACCATATATAGTAAAACTCTCACGATCAAACTTACATAGAAATATGCTCTTAATTTACCTATATTTGAAGTTATGCTTACAAAATTCTTTgtgttttccatatttcataaacTAAGTGTATATGGTACAAATGTTTGAAGCATATAGTACAACTAGTGTCCATCTAATTTACCTATATTTGAAGTTATCCTCACAAAATTCTTTGttttttttccatatttcataaaatAAGTGTATTTGGTACAAATGTTTGAAGCATAGAGTACAACTAGTGTCTATTTATTGTCTATTGATGCATAGATATAACTTTATTCCGTTCACTTCTCCTTTTTTACCGGGAAGCAAAGAAGTTATTCCCCAACACTTGATATATACTCGTCACTAAAATTTTCTTGTTGACGCCTTGCGTGAGCACTATAAATACCCCCCACAACAAATATccaaatcaccaaaaataaaaaCCATCGAATTCCCAGGTTATTCCCTCTCAAAAATCAAACTGTGTTTCTAATATTTCATATATTTTCTCATAAATCTATTGAACATTTCTTATAATCCATCAGTGGTAATCCCCAAACATTTATTTAGAGGATTTGCCGCAAATTTGACATGAATTTGTAGCCCTTGTTTTATTTTTTGAGGTTTATCTAACAATTCCTTTAATTTATAGATTTGTACGTTGGATATTCACGTCAAAATGGAAGACCTAAATTCTCAGGTTTTTCTTACACTTTGGCTACTTTACTATGTTTCGTATATTTTATATAGTACTTTATTGTGCATAGTTACTTGCAATATATTATTTACACATTTCTCatcaacaaaaagaaaaaaaaaacagaaaagaatCCACTTACatgccttgtttttaatatcTCAACTTAATTAACTAAAAATCTTTAACCATGTATCCTATTGATTTATACGCAAAGTTAACATTATATTTTGGGTTTCAAATATCCATGAAAACACTTTGATAATTAAAGATCATATACGTAATACACTTTCCAAAATACTATGTAATTTTTGAATATTGTGTTGGAGTATCATGAAATCCGATTTGGGATACGAAAGAAAAAACAAATCCAAATTTTACGCAAAATTTAAGATCCTAACTCAAAATACATTGCTTTGTTTGTGTTATGTTAAGACAAATCTTGTAGATTGAATAAGAACTTATTTTCCAATGGTCTCTATCTTTCTCTACGCCAACACCTTGATTTAATATAAAAACGATGACCGTTTTTAAAGGTGAAATGACCGCAATTTGGATAAGGCGTATTTCTTAGGTTTTTGGTAGGAAAATTCCGAATGTTCAATGCGCCTTGCAACCCAAGTAGGGGATGTACCCTTAAACCCCCACGTTCTCAAGTCCTAAGTAGTTGTCTGAAAATGCATCTATATCTCTTATCTCCAAATATAATCGAACCGAACTCAACTTGAGCTGAATAACATCccaattacaataaatatatcgATGACACTAAAATCATCAACATTTAATACTTTCAAAATTATCTCAATAATACATATTATTGGTACCTAattttaatataactttattGAAGAAAAATAAGCAAACATGTActcttaaattttttaaaatgattattgaaaagtttaataataagTAGGTTTGTTTAAGTTtcttataaaaatgaaatatcaATTATAGGCCATTATTTTTTCTTATGGTAATATTAGTTATATAcgttaattataattaattttatataaaatgtttGTAAACAGATTGGAAAACAACTAATGTCGATTTAGGGCATATACAAATTTATAAGTtatgataatatttaatattgTGTAACTTACGATCATATTACAAAATCCAACTTCTTGTTTTGTTGAACATAAGACAGAACAGGCTTTTATTTtcgttatttatttttttgtttttgacttcttagatattatattatttttttgttaagaGAAATTAGATAaaactatttttctttattttagatTCTTTTTAATTGCATAAGAGAAATTAGATAAAACTATTTTTCTTTATCTAATTGCATAATCGAATTAAAAATATTTATCCGATCCTATATTTTCATGATAAACCCAAACATGACAAAttataatcaatttttgatttttcagttaAGAAAAATGTATGTCTATCCAACGAAAATGTATGTCTATCCAACGTGATGTTTACTGTTCATTGAAATAGAAAGATAAAACTTTACAaggaaaacatattttttaaaagaGAAAGAAACTACGGAAATGAGACTAAgggctaatgtcataaaaaccgttaagttttcagggttttgtcggttttgcctaAAGTTGAATTTTATATCCGTTTTTACCCTATCATTTTCCAAAAAATGTTCGATTTTACCCTTTTACTGGTGATaacaggttaccattatattaacttcGTAAAAAAAACTCTTAACTTTACAgtttttttacgtttttacccttcagtttataattttttttacacttttaccctatgtatttttttttcatattatatgtattcaagcagaaaaatcatatgaatatgtatattatgaaaaaaaaaatatacttagggtaaaagtgtaaaaaaaattataaatttaagggtaaaaacacaaaaaaatggtAAACTTAAGGATTTTTTTTTTGCGAATTTAATATAATGATAACCTGAAAaacctgttatcaccggtaaaaaGGTAAATCGAAAATGTTAAGGTAAAAACAGACATAAAGTTCAACTTTAGGCAAGAccgataaaaccctaaaaatttgatGGTTTTTATAACATTACCCTGAGACTAATCAAGAAATGATTttgataataaatttattaaaaaaagtgtttatatatatatatatatatatatatatatatatattaaataaaaatgaaaattatattaaaaaataagttaagttatagaaaaatatttattttaggtTTTGGTAATAgacagtgttgtaaaaatcccgactaggtcctAATTAATcttcgattaatccctaggcgatactcgaccgattagagggcgcctaACGATTAATTCATTCATACACAATGAGTGAAGCTGTGGAACttgatgaaattttaacactttgaagaagttatatctcaatagaaactatttaaAGTATGATTACTCTTTTATTAATCATAATAACCTATTTCGTTATGATATTAGgggtatttatgaacttttatataatattagtcatttaattttttttttttatattcaacaaattagcaattaatggtccccgactAATcctccgattaatctccgcctagccgattaatcccttaaccatAGTCCACTGACTAGCTAGcgtcaaacgatttttacaaccttgataatAGGTAATAGGttgtaatttattttgttttagatTGTTGTAttgattatttaatattaaatttaCCTTTCTTTcttgttataaaaaaatgaaatattatatattttagaCAAATTTGCAAGAATAGTCTATGTAGGATGTCAAAACTAAAatgtttgggccaaaaatgtttgGACTAGTATTAGTGgtccaaaagtttcattttctTACGAGCTTGGTTTAATTTGGTTTCAATTTTTTGTAAGACGAGTTTttctttaatatttaattttccattttttttgttACTACAttagaaaaacaattaaaaataaaacaaaaataaaataccctCCCCCTTTCCTCCCCccccccttctctctctctctcactctctctctctctctctctctctctccattacAACCCTAACAAGATATTGAAGCCATTGTTATCAAAGTTTGAAATCGAGGAACCCTTGAAGAAAATTCGTACAAAAAATTCATCAAGAAAGCGTCATCACTGcaatattttaaacattttttcgTAATCTCTTCCacatcgagttcctcctcatatgCACAACAACTTCGAAACTCATCTCCATCTTCTTTGAGATTCAACTCCATTACAACAGTTATTACATTTGCTTCACCAAATTAAAACGAAAGATAAATAAAAAAACGATcaatatttaaatctaaacccCATATTCCAGATCATGATCGACGAATAAAAAATTCCAACAAAACCCAAATCAGAAAAACTTCAAAGCTATAAAGACTAAAAATATTTCATTTACTGAATCTGAAGTGATCAGAGGTTTTGATTTTCATATATAGTCAATGATTATAGAAACGAGAAGGGTGTACGAATCTTACTCGAGAGAGCTTCAAATCACTGTTTAACTACCGTCGATCTCTCAAGAACCAACCTGCAATAGCAAAAAAATCCTCTGAAAATCCCACTTGAAGTTCTTCAATGGCGACATCGATTCATTCTCTGTGGGTTCAGAGTAAGAGGAGAAGTGGATATGAAGGATGATAAGTGGGTGTTGGCTTCGATTTCAGTTTCAGAGAGGCAAGTAGAGCTTTTTGATTTAGATCTTCTGGGATATCCGACGAACTTTAGGGATGAACATACATAAATCGATTTCAAGAAGGAAACctatacatacacacatacataaatcGATTATAGATTGGATTTATGGGTTTTCTTTTGAGAAAGAGATTTTTGTGCGTGTGTGTGCTCATCAGATATGGGGTTCATGAATGTGAGTGTGTACGTTCTTCAGCTCTTGATTTTGACTTTAGAACAAGAAACCCTTCATTAGATTTGATTTCGACTTTAGAATAAGAAACCCCAAAAGTATTGATAACAAACCCATTAGCAATCATTAGAGCTCTGATTGAAGCTGTTGATTAAAGCTAGAAAGAGAACATCGATTTTTCATATGTATAATTTTTTCACATGCCATTGAAGCTttggtgagagagagagagaaagaggggtattttatttttgtttcatttttaattgttttttaatagctgataataaaataaaaaattgaaaattaaataATGAAAGCAAAATCGTTTTTACGAAAAAGTTCAAACCACACTGGGCAAACCTCgcaagaaaataaaaattttgtacCATCAGTGTTACTCCAAACTTTTTTGGTCAAAACATGTGAGctttgagatatatatatatatatatatatatatatatatatatatatatatatatatatatatatatatatatatatatatatatatatatagcttaggttattctattttaACTAATTATTGTACGAATATCATATGCTatgagaatgataaagaaaatatgttgtttgataatataaatacgttAAATCTTACATAAATATTGTCATTtacacacattctcactaattaaatcgtctataagattattatacaattattattattattctcaattctgtcagaatgtttattgggtcgtattttgtcagaatgaaaatgagtgaaaaactgtatgtgaaaacaaaaataaataatagttaGCGAGAATGCATaaaaatgacgatatttttgtaaggttgaaTGTATTTACATTGTTAAACAACTTATtatcttagtaattctcatagtatatgatatccgcacaataattagttagaatacttgaacttagcttatgtgtatatatatatatatatatatatatatatatatatatatatatgtatatatatataaaagctaaAATTTTAATGAATCCACCTCCACATAGAATTGTTAACTATTTGAAAACATGTAATATAGATTGTTATAGGATGTGTGGattcctaatttttttttctccaaaTGCGGTCTTGGGTAGATAAGACTCCACTCGGGTATATataagggaaaatgactcttgagggtaattaacttttgcgtttgtactcatttgctcccttttttgtattcaatataagTACAAAcgcaaatgagtacaaacgcaaaagttaattaccctcaagagtcattttcccttatATATACCGGAGTGCAGTCTTATCTACCCAATACCGCATTTGGAGAAAAAAAATTAGGAATCCACACATCCTATAACAATCTATATAACATGTTTTCAAATAGTTAACAATTCTATGTGGAGGTGGATTCATTAAAATTTTAGTGCCATGGATGGTTATTTCCCATCTCCCTTCTCTTCCAAATCGATTGAATcgagttaaaataattaaaaaaatatagtgCTTTCACTACTACAACTAAATACTTTTCCCATCTCTATGAGGAGAAAAATCACGTAGAGATTTTCTTAACATGAAGTTATCCTagatacaaggtaagagttttagtGTGTGACAATTAAAGGGAACACAAATAGGCATTTTCGCCATCGTATATATTTGGTAGGGTTTATTTTGTTTGGTAAATAAATTCAAAACGACAATGTATATATAAATTCTTTTCTaactaatctcttttagtcaaaaGTCTAGAAATTAGGGATATATGGTCTTCTATTGATCACGCTCTAAAACCACCCTTTGTGTTTTTTAAAAATTGTGCAAAAGGGAGAAAATAGTATCCACAATTTTATTAAAGTTGATGGATTATACTAAACACCTTTATGTGTCAATTGAAAGAATAATGCCATCATCTAGTACATGGGTTTTAAATGACCATCATATAACTTGATCACTTTTGATTACATTCCTAAAGTactaaatttattttatattcatTATAATTGTAGAATAATAGTGGCAAGGAAAAGGTGCTCAGTTCAATTCAGCATGTGAGCAAAATATGTGCAAGCATAAAAGATCACAAGAAAGTAAATCTGTTTGGGCCTCCAGGAGTTGGGAAAACATGGATGGCAAAGAGAGTAAGTGAGCTTGCCACCAGGATGAAAATTGTCCATGTCACACTTTGGGTGTTTATGTGCAAAGAGTATACGAAAGAGTCTCTCTCCAAAAGTATTGCTCAACAGTTATGCTTACTTCCTACTACTTATGAGGAGTGGGAGGATGGGGATGAAAATAAGGAACTAAAGGACAATGATGATAAGGTTCAAGACTCAGAAACTTTGATTAAAGAGATAAAGAAGAAACTTGAAGAAAAGGAAATTCTTCTAATTCTAGATGATGTTCACCTAGATCACGAAACTGAACATGATTCGAATGAAACAAAATTTTGGTCACTATGGAATGAAATGTTTCCTAATGAAAACTTCAAAACTCTTTTAATATCAAGATTAAAGAGGGAACATGAAGATATTTCTGATGCTATTGAGGTTGAAGCTTTCCCTAAAGAAGAGTCTGATGCTTTATTGATAGGAAAACTTGATGCTCAATTGAGGAAAAAGGAAAGAATCCTAAATCTAGGAAAAACATTGATAGAAAAAAGTGACGGTTTTCCTGGTACAGTTATTATGATAGCAAAATCCTTGAATTACTTTGGTGTAGATGAATCTAGAATGTCTATTCTTGAAAAGGAGTTGGAAGAAACATCTCGCGAATACAGTGTAAACAAGTTATTGTGCATGAAGCATGATGTGTTGCCCATTAGTATTTTGAAAGATCTATGGTGGAGTGGTCACCATTTCTTTCGTGATTCAGCAAGTGTTCACTACAATGAGCTGATAACTTACTGGATCTTGGAAGGGTATTTGGGTTTTGGTAGCATGACGAGTTTGTATAACAAAGGTCATGGGATTGTAATGGAGCTTATGGATTATGGCGTACTCAAAGGGCTAGAGGGTGATTATGTTTTCATGGACAAATCACTTATAAACGTTGATGATCTCTATCAGTACGTTGACCAAAATGCAAATCTTGGTTTGGCGACTGTGTTTACTTCTGATGTAGAAGGTTTTGGGCGAATCACGCATGAAGATGGAATGTTGAAAACACCTCGGAGGACACGTACGAAAGTGAAGAATCAAGAACAGAAAGAATCATCATCAAAGGAAGTTGGTCAGAATCTTTCGACTTTATTATTAGACGGGACCCATTTTAGTGATCAAGTCATGATGAACTTCCTTAAATCCGAAAAGGAACTTCAAGTTCTAGCTTTATTCAATCCCACCATCAAATCTTTGCCAAATTCGTTGGATATGATGGAGAAGCTTCGTGTTCTTGTGCTTAGAGGTTGTGAGTTTTTGCAAGATGTCAAGCTCCCTTTAAAAGCTTTGCGTGTTCTTGAGATCTCTGGTGGAAGGTCTTTGAGGTCGTTAAAATCGATATTTTTCAAGAACATGGTGAATCTTCAAAGTATTCATCTATCTGGACTTCAAATCAGTTATTTACCTCAGGCCTTTTATAATCTTCTTGAACTACGTTGGTTAGTCATTAAGGATTGTCGGCGTTTGAAAAAGCTTGAGAGCCTTTCAAAACTCGAACATCTTTTGGTTGTTGACCTCTCGGGTAATATCGTTTTGGATACTGTCGATAAAAACTTCTTGAAATTTAAGAATCTTCAAAGCCTTAATCTTTCTAATACCTTGGTTTCCACAACCCCATTGCTCAAAAACATTGAATCACTCACTCATTTGTTATGTCGAGGATGTAAAGGTTTAGGCAGATTGCGAGGGCTAACTTCCTTAACCAGTCTCCAAACTCTTGATCTCTCTGGTTCCATAGAATTCGAAGAGTTCCACGATTCATCTTTACAAAGCTTAAGATCCCTCAAAACTCTTGACCTATCCGAAACTGCAATTGATCGTCTTCCTTCTAACATTTCCGACCCTCGTTCTCTTTATCTTAAGAGTTGCCCTCTGTTAGAAAGACTTCCATGCATCGAATCCCTTCGAGACCTCGAGGTACTTGATGTTTCAGGTTCAAAGAATCTTAAAGAGTTCGAGAAGGGATTCTTTGATCGACTCACAGATCTTCGAGTCCTCAACCTCTCAGAAACTAATGTTGTAGATCTTCCTTCCCTCTCATGGCTTTCCAATCTTCGTGAATTGTACCTATCACGTTGTCCATCTTTAAAACGTTTACCCTCGCTAGAATCTGCTACAAAATTGGAGATTCTTGATGCCTCATGGTGTATTGGTTTAGATGATATTGGAAATCAATCTTTTGAGGGAAAAACTCGCCTTCAAAAGATCGATCTTTCTGAAACAAAGATCGAGTCCTTCCCTTCTCTTTCAAATCCAAGCCATCTCCGTCAGCTCCTACTAAAGAACTGCAAAGCCTTGAAGAGTTTTGAATTAAATGTATCCTTGCCGAATCTTGAGGAGTTAAATCTTTCTGGTGTCACCTTGAAACCTAATGGAGCTGAATTCATGAAGGATATGAGCAACATTCAAATTCTTGACCTCTCTAATACTTCCCTCGAACAGATTCCCTCCATTTCAAAATTCACAAACCTTACTCGTCTTTCTCTTGCTGGTTGCTCATGCTCAGACGCAGAACTAGATTTGAAGCCATTAAGTAAGCTTGAAGTATTGAATCTTTCAGGATCATCCATCAAGCGTTTGACAAACCTCACTGGGTCTCACACCCTTCAAAAGCTCCTACTTCAAGGTTGTTCTATAGCGGAGTCCTCTAAAGATGACGAGTTTAAAGATCTCTTGGGATCCAACCCAAAAATACCTGATGCGATGTCTGAATTAAGTCATCTTGACCACATCGAGTTTCCAAATGTCAATTATGACACCAGCCATGAAGAATCTTCATCAAAAGAAACGAATCAAGAACAATGCAGCATTTGTCGGTTGTCCGAGGATGACAAAGCTCCCATATTTACTAGTGGTTCTCAGTTTCTTGAAATTCTCAAGGAAAACCCTTTGCAAGAGAAGAGCCATTTATGTGCAGTTCCTTACATGGTGGAAGGTGAAATAGGAGATCGATATCTTCAACGACATGAACTTGTTTTTCGAGATGTCTACCTCCAAGCATGCGGGTTTCCTCAATACAAGGGAAACAAGTCGTTGCAGATTCGAGGTTTTAACCATTTCCCAAAGGGTATCGAAAACATCATCTGTAAAGTCAACATGGTCTTTCTGATTGATAATAAGTTCAATGGTTTGCCATCTGAGTTTGATGTATCTAAGCTCAAGGAAGTAAAGGGATGCTGGATCGACAGGTGTGATGAAACAATCACCATTTTTACCGAAAAGGAAGGAGATGAGAGTTCCAATTCTCCAATTTTCCTAGAGAATCTTGGAATTTCGAATAATCGTCGTTTGGAAAGTATATATAATGGGAAACAGGCATCTGGGAGCTTTGATAGTCTCAAGAGTTTGTATTTGGAAAGTTGTCCAAAGCTTTCAGTCGTATTTCAATCGTCATGGCTACCAAAGAACTTGGAAGTTCTTGAAATCAAACACTGTGACAAGATAGTATCACTCTTTGATCAAACGGATCAAGGTATACTTCCAAGCTTAAAAACGTTGCATTTATGGGAACTATCAGAACTAGAGAGCATTGGCCTCTCATTTCCAAAGTTACAAACTCTCAAAATCTGGGAATGTCCAAAAGTGAAGCAAATTGAGCGCATCTTTCAATCATCCCATACTTTGGAGACATTATCGATCACTGGTGCGACTAGTTTGAAGAGTTTGGATGGAATCTCATGTTTAAGATTTCTTTCTACTCTTATATTGGAAAGTTGCCCGATGCTTGAATATGTTGCCTCTTTTCTGGACTCTGTTAAAACCATCGAGATAAAGTCATGTGAGAAGTTGCAGATTCTGTTTACACGCATGTACTATATGCCAGATTTAGACACACTCCATTTTGAAGATCTACCGATGCTGAAAAAGATTGGCGTCACTTTCCCATCAATAGTAACTATAATTACTTACGAATGCCCAAATTTGAATCTCAAAGGCACGATTGTTGACTAGCAATGATTCCACATGCATCATGGTACGTATCATCTAGTTCATCAAAACATCAATTATATAATAATGAAATTATTGACTAGGTATTTTGATACTCAGGTTACATATCGTGGCATTTAATTACTTGTTCCTGAAAAAGATGACAGAAAATTACTAGTTCGTGAAGGTAATAAAAGCTGTGTCATGCATTGGATATATTTGTGAGGATTCTAATAATGTGTGTGCTTAATTACTGATTGGATCATGTATGTTAATTAATCTGTTGTGCTATT is a window of Lactuca sativa cultivar Salinas chromosome 1, Lsat_Salinas_v11, whole genome shotgun sequence DNA encoding:
- the LOC111876949 gene encoding putative disease resistance protein At4g19050, with protein sequence MEDLNSQNNSGKEKVLSSIQHVSKICASIKDHKKVNLFGPPGVGKTWMAKRVSELATRMKIVHVTLWVFMCKEYTKESLSKSIAQQLCLLPTTYEEWEDGDENKELKDNDDKVQDSETLIKEIKKKLEEKEILLILDDVHLDHETEHDSNETKFWSLWNEMFPNENFKTLLISRLKREHEDISDAIEVEAFPKEESDALLIGKLDAQLRKKERILNLGKTLIEKSDGFPGTVIMIAKSLNYFGVDESRMSILEKELEETSREYSVNKLLCMKHDVLPISILKDLWWSGHHFFRDSASVHYNELITYWILEGYLGFGSMTSLYNKGHGIVMELMDYGVLKGLEGDYVFMDKSLINVDDLYQYVDQNANLGLATVFTSDVEGFGRITHEDGMLKTPRRTRTKVKNQEQKESSSKEVGQNLSTLLLDGTHFSDQVMMNFLKSEKELQVLALFNPTIKSLPNSLDMMEKLRVLVLRGCEFLQDVKLPLKALRVLEISGGRSLRSLKSIFFKNMVNLQSIHLSGLQISYLPQAFYNLLELRWLVIKDCRRLKKLESLSKLEHLLVVDLSGNIVLDTVDKNFLKFKNLQSLNLSNTLVSTTPLLKNIESLTHLLCRGCKGLGRLRGLTSLTSLQTLDLSGSIEFEEFHDSSLQSLRSLKTLDLSETAIDRLPSNISDPRSLYLKSCPLLERLPCIESLRDLEVLDVSGSKNLKEFEKGFFDRLTDLRVLNLSETNVVDLPSLSWLSNLRELYLSRCPSLKRLPSLESATKLEILDASWCIGLDDIGNQSFEGKTRLQKIDLSETKIESFPSLSNPSHLRQLLLKNCKALKSFELNVSLPNLEELNLSGVTLKPNGAEFMKDMSNIQILDLSNTSLEQIPSISKFTNLTRLSLAGCSCSDAELDLKPLSKLEVLNLSGSSIKRLTNLTGSHTLQKLLLQGCSIAESSKDDEFKDLLGSNPKIPDAMSELSHLDHIEFPNVNYDTSHEESSSKETNQEQCSICRLSEDDKAPIFTSGSQFLEILKENPLQEKSHLCAVPYMVEGEIGDRYLQRHELVFRDVYLQACGFPQYKGNKSLQIRGFNHFPKGIENIICKVNMVFLIDNKFNGLPSEFDVSKLKEVKGCWIDRCDETITIFTEKEGDESSNSPIFLENLGISNNRRLESIYNGKQASGSFDSLKSLYLESCPKLSVVFQSSWLPKNLEVLEIKHCDKIVSLFDQTDQGILPSLKTLHLWELSELESIGLSFPKLQTLKIWECPKVKQIERIFQSSHTLETLSITGATSLKSLDGISCLRFLSTLILESCPMLEYVASFLDSVKTIEIKSCEKLQILFTRMYYMPDLDTLHFEDLPMLKKIGVTFPSIVTIITYECPNLNLKGTIVD